The Heteronotia binoei isolate CCM8104 ecotype False Entrance Well chromosome 14, APGP_CSIRO_Hbin_v1, whole genome shotgun sequence genome has a window encoding:
- the CBLN1 gene encoding cerebellin-1 has translation MRAPELQLLLALAWLAPGARAQNETEPIILEGKCLVVCDSNPTSDPTGTALGISVRSGSAKVAFSAIRSTNHEPSEMSNRTMIIYFDQVLVNIGLNFDSERSTFIAPRKGIYSFNFHVVKVYNRQTIQVSLMLNGWPVISAFAGDQDVTREAASNGVLIQMEKGDRAYLKLERGNLMGGWKYSTFSGFLVFPL, from the exons ATGCGGGCGCCggagctgcagctgctgctggccttgGCTTGGCTGGCGCCGGGGGCGCGGGCGCAGAACGAGACGGAGCCCATCATCCTGGAAGGCAAGTGCCTGGTGGTGTGCGACTCCAACCCCACCTCCGACCCCACCGGCACGGCTCTGGGCATCTCCGTCCGCTCGGGCAGcgccaaggtggccttctcggccATCCGCAGCACCAACCACGAGCCGTCGGAGATGAGCAACCGCACCATGATCATCTATTTCGACCAG GTACTAGTGAACATCGGCCTCAACTTTGATTCGGAACGCAGCACTTTCATCGCGCCCCGGAAAGGGATTTACAGCTTTAATTTCCACGTCGTGAAGGTCTACAACCGGCAGACGATCCAG GTCAGCCTGATGCTCAACGGGTGGCCGGTGATTTCGGCCTTTGCCGGGGACCAAGACGTCACCCGAGAAGCCGCCAGCAACGGGGTCTTGATCcagatggagaaaggagaccggGCCTATTTAAAACTGGAGCGAGGAAACTTGATGGGGGGCTGGAAGTACTCCACGTTCTCTGGATTTCTAGTATTCCCTCTTTAA